The following proteins are co-located in the Tetrapisispora phaffii CBS 4417 chromosome 4, complete genome genome:
- the NMD2 gene encoding Nmd2p (similar to Saccharomyces cerevisiae NMD2 (YHR077C); ancestral locus Anc_5.363) — translation MENGRRLELYGLNSKAWMDIDQFSSGNKKLDSSIKRNTGFIKKLKLGITKENLPSLVKDLSEVLLSKYLSEIIITSNEALSNLNNKNDDIIAAVEVISILHQRFKSQFSEKLFELFLSNFTNPSTELDNEKDELTRISKINCNLRIFTELYLVGIFSLKVDSISKIIFHLFYPKKMVKKDAILFSLLKEILNHRFRTGYSTIIATSYCKKFPTFFNSDDKSWDSIISDPDLKNSIQMLFKIFVEAAFTRTVDMNKKLRKLLREHKKCQIRTGKVRDEYIDEYDELLPCFERFNSASLAFALIFNLEGPVLESDDAEASKEVTPMITNQSDSTNQIFDNEDTRRFYEALPDLTDTLEQAKGDQREPLKDAVDEFMDRLIIADTKDSIDQLCHDYWLNHIDNKATRKRLLKFFIETQDWSKLNLYARFVAANKDHMPDLSTQLVNYLDTGFSSQLHSDRINFKNIIFFSQFVKFNMVPQFMIFHKIRTLIINLQVPNNIEILTVLFENLGKLLINHPQSKENMEKMMSLVREKSKDRQINMNLKSAVNNLITLVYPPSIKSLNTEKRELSGEEMFYITLIRKELHNVSVKLVTKLIKKASWKDENVVATLLSLFTEPEKVHYQSLPVLSKILAELYSQRKNFVVKIVDQLLYEIDLGLETDNYENNVSRIASIRYLTELYNASIIKSDLLMQTLYSILRYGYPQGLPNPLIKNAVDLKDNYFRIQLVSTSLLNIERITQDLQKSMPKFLRFFEFYTFCKDQPVPVETEFRLSNVFNNSKLDPNFERSRSFEECYSKIMILMQSNQNITEKIPSKTVISENEIGTESEDDILDYSESDESNCDDDDDDELDEESDLSSNELDNRASINDTDDNLSDSSKDDDDSYESSSSDSDSDSDDDDDDDFKDIEADRDIEKKRIYEEYQERLKGDDETKIEQELEKQFQILMQESVDSRKNERVATNNIPIITNGRVFSKQTLLSKSNNDGNVSESKTSNKVQFSFLTKAGKKTQFRTLVLPTDVKFVSNVLKNEEKLKNEREKIKNIVLQRAYE, via the exons ATGGAG aaCGGAAGAAGATTAGAATTATATGGGTTAAATTCGAAAGCATGGATGGACATAGACCAATTTTCATCTGGGAACAAGAAACTAGATTCTAGCATAAAGAGAAATACTggttttattaaaaaattgaagcTAGGTATTACGAAGGAAAATTTACCATCTCTAGTGAAAGACTTATCTGAAGTCTTactatcaaaatatttatcagaAATCATCATTACATCAAATGAAGCATTATctaatttgaataataaaaatgacGATATTATAGCAGCTGTTGAAGTCATTAGTATATTGCATCAAAGATTCAAGTCCCAATTTTCTGagaaattatttgaattatttttgagtAACTTTACAAATCCTAGTACTGAATTAGATAATGAGAAAGATGAACTTACGAGAATTTCCAAGATAAATTGTAATTTAAGAATATTTACAGAGTTATATTTGGTAGGcatattttctttgaagGTTGATagtatttcaaaaataatctTCCATCTTTTTTATCCAAAAAAAATGGTAAAAAAAGATGCTATCTTATTCTCACTACTGAAAGAAATTCTAAATCATAGGTTTAGAACTGGTTATAGTACCATCATTGCAACATCATACTGTAAAAAGTTTCCAACATTTTTTAACAGTGATGATAAATCTTGGGATAGCATCATCTCTGATCCAgatttgaagaattcaattcaaatgttatttaaaatatttgttgaaGCAGCCTTTACACGAACTGTTGATATGAATAAAAAGCTGCGTAAATTACTCAGAGAACATAAGAAATGCCAAATACGTACAGGTAAAGTCAGAGATGAATACATTGACGAATATGATGAACTGCTCCCATGTTTCGAAAGATTTAACTCAGCATCATTAGCATTTGCTTTAATCTTTAATTTGGAAGGCCCAGTTCTTGAGAGCGATGATGCTGAAGCAAGCAAAGAAGTCACTCCTATGATTACTAATCAAAGCGATTCCacaaatcaaatatttgacAATGAAGACACAAGGAGATTTTATGAAGCACTTCCTGATCTAACAGATACCTTAGAACAGGCCAAAGGTGATCAAAGAGAACCATTGAAGGATGCAGTGGATGAATTTATGGATAGATTAATTATTGCCGATACCAAGGATTCGATCGATCAACTTTGTCATGACTATTGGTTAAATCATATTGACAATAAAGCTACAAGGAAAAGATTacttaaattttttatcgAAACCCAAGATTGGAGCAAATTAAATCTTTACGCTCGTTTTGTTGCAGCAAATAAAGATCATATGCCTGACTTATCGACACAATTAGTAAATTACTTAGATACTGGTTTCTCTAGTCAATTACATTCTGACAGGATTaacttcaaaaacattatttttttcagtcAATTTGTAAAGTTTAATATGGTTCCTCAATTTATGATCTTTCATAAAATTAGAActcttattattaatttacaaGTTCCAAAcaacattgaaattttaaccGTTTTGTTTGAAAATTTAGGtaaattattaatcaaTCATCCTcaatcaaaagaaaatatggAAAAAATGATGAGCTTAGTTAGAGAGAAAAGTAAGGATAGACAGATAAATATGAATCTGAAAAGTGCTGTCAATAACTTGATAACCTTAGTATATCCACCTTCgataaaatcattaaacaCAGAAAAGAGAGAATTATCAGGTGAGGAAATGTTCTACATCACCTTAATCAGAAAGGAGCTCCATAATGTCTCTGTTAAGTTAGTAACAAAGCTAATTAAAAAAGCTAGTTGGAAAGACGAAAATGTCGTAGCTACTTTATTGAGTTTATTCACTGAACCAGAGAAAGTCCATTACCAGTCACTTCCTGTATTGAGTAAAATTCTAGCTGAATTATATAGTCAGCGTAAAAATTTTGTGGTTAAAATAGTTGACCAACTGTTATATGAAATTGATCTTGGATTGGAAACTGACaattatgaaaataatgtGTCTCGTATTGCATCAATTAGATACTTAACGGAGCTATACAATGCATCCATTATAAAATCCGATCTTTTAATGCAAACATTGTATAGTATTCTACGATATGGTTATCCTCAAGGTCTTCCAAAtccattaataaaaaatgcaGTGGATTTGAAGgataattattttagaaTTCAATTGGTTTCCACTTCTCtgttaaatattgaaagaattaCACAAGATTTACAGAAATCTATGCCTAAGTTTTTGAGgttctttgaattttataCTTTTTGTAAAGATCAACCAGTACCTGTGGAGACGGAATTCAGATTATCAAATGTTTTCAATAACTCGAAATTGGATCctaattttgaaagatCAAGATCATTTGAAGAGTGTTATTCAAAAATCATGATATTGATGCAAagtaatcaaaatattactGAAAAAATACCTTCTAAAACTGTAATCTCTGAAAATGAAATCGGCACTGAAAGTGAAGATGATATTCTTGATTATAGTGAATCTGATGAATCCAATTGTGACGATGATGACGACGATGAACTAGATGAAGAAAGTGACTTATCATCGAACGAGTTAGATAATCGTGCAAGTATTAATGACACTGATGATAACCTTTCAGATTCCTCcaaagatgatgatgatagtTATGAGTCCTCAAGTTCGGACAGTGATAGTGACAgcgatgatgatgatgacgatgattttaaagatattgaagCTGATCGTGATAtcgaaaagaaaagaatttatGAAGAATATCAGGAGAGGTTAAAGGGTGATGATGAAACTAAAATAGAACAAGAATTGGaaaaacaatttcaaatattgatgCAAGAATCTGTTGATTCTAGGAAGAATGAAAGGGTAgcaacaaataatataccAATTATTACAAATGGGAGAGTGTTTTCAAAACAAACTTTATTATCGAAGTCAAATAATGATGGAAATGTGTCAGAATCTAAGACGTCAAACAAAGTCCAATTTTCATTCCTAACAAAAGCAGGTAAGAAGACCCAATTTAGAACCTTAGTGTTACCTACTGATGTAAAATTTGTTTCTAATGTTCTTAAAAATGAAGAGAAACTAAAAAATGAACGtgaaaagattaaaaaCATTGTTTTACAGAGAGCATATGAATAG
- the PEP7 gene encoding phosphatidylinositol-3-phosphate binding protein (similar to Saccharomyces cerevisiae PEP7 (YDR323C); ancestral locus Anc_5.364), which produces MSTTEEPPNDPLQQSNAYASFADIEVICPVCSHSFLNLNSLNVHLDKDHGFSSEAIKEPTNSNKTASDHLLSKHGSNIKSNTSGILPNKGSKSNPNKQFITHKHFKQPLDGKPKCYKCNTTITNHSNLINCNKCGEIFCKRDCKNVIKLDKNAKYDPRSGKFYLCCNNCFTSKTGYKDMGRTVDLTGDFTQFRNLMIGDKMLTTLQLENRLVKLIDGSITIYRKYKDSLFFAVKVRLEIAKLESSVTPWKYDYNVSDCYICLQPFNITNRKHHCRLCGNIVCEKETTNCSNNVTIETLMNASSDLSYKETNLTSEEADQHIRVCSRCIHSLFIPRKFKQESNNPPPLLIKLLEKLNDIASVIINTLPIFKERVKIIELGDKDPSITKDENLIKVAQLRNKLLRAFALYNDTSRQINLLKPQTLEETKIQNSIKQVSTKFITDNILPLKSLPGIFTDATNNTNNSPPELNSLTEVTFNNNLTIKEVKQYREELMVLKEQSFLVQGMIDTAKKQRQFEEVGSLNKNLSELKTRESHIEKLLGDKSFT; this is translated from the coding sequence ATGAGTACAACTGAAGAACCCCCAAATGATCCCTTACAGCAATCAAATGCTTATGCCAGTTTTGCAGATATAGAAGTCATATGCCCAGTTTGTTCACAttcttttctaaatttaaattcattgaaCGTGCATCTAGATAAAGATCACGGATTTAGTTCAGAAGCCATCAAGGAGCCCactaattcaaataaaactgCATCAGACCATTTACTCAGTAAACATggttcaaatataaaatcCAATACCTCTGGTATTTTACCTAACAAGGGTTCTAAATCAAACCCAAATAAGCAATTTATTACGCATAAACATTTTAAACAACCACTGGATGGCAAACCAAAATGTTATAAATGTAACACAACTATAACCAATCACAGTAACCTGATTAATTGTAACAAATGTGGAGAAATATTCTGTAAAAGAGATTGCAAgaatgttattaaattggACAAAAATGCCAAGTATGATCCCAGGAGTGGAAAGTTTTACCTTTGCTGTAACAATTGTTTTACTTCAAAAACAGGCTATAAAGATATGGGGAGAACTGTTGATTTAACAGGAGACTTTACACAATTTagaaatttaatgattggTGACAAAATGCTAACAACTTTGCAATTAGAAAACAGATTAGTCAAATTAATAGATGGTTCAATAACAATTTACAGAAAATATAAGGATTCTTTGTTCTTTGCTGTTAAAGTAAGATTGGAGATAGCCAAACTGGAAAGTAGCGTAACGCCTTGGAAATATGATTATAATGTTTCTGAttgttatatttgtttGCAACCCTTTAACATAACTAATAGAAAACATCATTGTAGACTATGTGGAAATATCGTCTGTGAGAAAGAAACGACAAACTGTTCTAATAATGTGACAATAGAAACGTTAATGAATGCCTCTTCAGACCTCTCATATAAAGAAACTAATTTAACTTCAGAGGAAGCAGACCAGCATATTAGAGTTTGTTCCAGATGTATAcattctttatttataccaagaaaatttaaacaGGAAAGTAATAATCCTCCTCCtctattgataaaattgcTTGAAAAACTCAATGATATTGCATCGGTGATTATCAACACTTTACCTATATTCAAAGAAAGagttaaaataatagaattgGGGGATAAAGATCCATCTATTACAAAGGATGAAAATCTTATAAAGGTGGCACAACTGAGGAATAAATTATTACGAGCATTTGCATTATATAACGATACATCTAGACAGattaatcttttaaaaCCTCAAACATTAGAAGAAACTAAGATACAAAATTCTATTAAACAAGTATCAACAAAGTTTATCACCGATAACATTTTACCTCTAAAGTCATTACCAGGTATATTCACTGATGCGACTAACaatacaaataattcaCCACCAGAACTGAATTCATTGACTGAAGTTACatttaataacaatttGACAATAAAAGAAGTAAAACAATATCGTGAAGAATTGATGGTCCTCAAAGAACAGTCATTTCTTGTTCAAGGTATGATTGATACTGCCAAAAAACAAAGACAATTTGAAGAAGTTGGTTCactaaataaaaatttatcagAATTAAAGACTAGAGAAAGTCACATAGAAAAGTTACTGGGTGATAAAAGCTTTACTTAA
- the UTP4 gene encoding small subunit rRNA maturation protein UTP4 (similar to Saccharomyces cerevisiae UTP4 (YDR324C); ancestral locus Anc_5.366) yields MTSQERLTIHRARFLDLATANITVLAFSHDSDVAGSEKRLDNLNNINNNKSKLTPSDLRLAVGRSNGNIEIWNPRNGWFQELVIQGGKGRSIEGLVWRNVPGEPLRLFSIGGSTVVTEWNLATGLPLKNFDGNAGVIWSIAINSSKDKLALGCDNGTIVIVNISGGQGVLEYETILMRQDARILSLTWNKDEFVIGGCSDGRIRIWSVNNNGRITHTMKVDKAKSESTLIWSVIYLPASNQIVSGDSTGSVKFWDFHYATLNQSFKTHESDVLTLTTDCTNTQVFSAGIDRKIYQYSQVKDSKNSKSGANNKWTVASNRLLHSNDIRSLCSYQAKGADFLASGGSEQSVVISSLSSFADGNYKKIPPIVPFSKNFLINREQRLVVMWYESTVKIWTIGDDVEDDKNYKLVCKLNLKDEQNISTCGISPDGTVLVVGRSSTTKVFHLQPMDSKLKVTKLDNNLLLKTGTRFVKFIDNSKLLICSVEDEVFTIDLESDDDEEMTEIELPEIQQTKSGLKLPFINNINNIDINGKYAVVSYGYGVIVLIDIETKRSRVLANLMNYVTSIIINPKRKSIISVTADNKIYEFNLTKLEDNEENNTGEDSSEEQLLSEWSKNNTDNLPKQFQELKEKCVGIFLDENSPSKVWFWTVSCLCRLDFSVDLPISNRKKTKKRSRDGLTITDESNFLNDGEDEDEDMDIDSNELPSITNDNYPRVKNDDSKRVNDEGEAFFITEKYKSILFTDFISKDEIFIVEKPQLLSSSSQKGAFNLSKLRF; encoded by the coding sequence ATGACAAGTCAAGAAAGGTTAACTATCCACAGAGCTCGTTTTCTAGATCTAGCAACTGCAAATATCACTGTTCTAGCATTTTCACATGACTCCGATGTTGCTGGTAGTGAAAAAAGGTTagataatttgaataatatcaaCAATAACAAGAGTAAACTAACTCCATCAGATTTACGTTTGGCTGTAGGAAGATCTAATggtaatattgaaatatggAATCCAAGAAATGGTTGGTTCCAGGAATTAGTCATCCAAGGTGGTAAAGGACGTTCTATCGAAGGCTTAGTTTGGAGAAATGTTCCAGGTGAGCCACTAAGATTGTTTTCAATTGGTGGTTCTACTGTCGTCACAGAATGGAATTTAGCTACTGGTTTACCActaaaaaattttgatgGTAATGCTGGTGTTATTTGGTCAATAGCTATCAACTCTtcaaaagataaattagCATTAGGATGTGATAACGGTACAATTGTTATTGTCAATATTTCTGGTGGGCAAGGTGTTTTAGAATATGAAACTATTTTGATGAGACAAGATGCAAGAATTCTATCTCTTACTTGGAATAAAGATGAGTTTGTCATAGGTGGTTGTTCAGATGGAAGAATAAGGATATGGTCCGTTAACAACAATGGTAGAATAACACACACAATGAAGGTCGATAAAGCAAAATCAGAATCTACATTAATCTGGTCTGTAATTTATTTACCAGCTTCTAACCAAATTGTCTCCGGTGATTCAACTGGTTCGGTCAAATTTTGGGACTTCCATTACGCTACTTTGAACCAATCGTTTAAAACTCATGAATCAGATGTCTTAACTTTAACCACTGACTGTACTAACACCCAAGTCTTCAGTGCTGGTATTGATAGAAAAATTTACCAGTACAGTCAAGTCAAAGACTCAAAAAACTCAAAATCAGGTGCCAATAATAAGTGGACTGTTGCATCAAATAGATTATTGCATTCTAATGATATTAGATCCTTATGTTCATATCAAGCAAAAGGTGCTGATTTCTTAGCATCAGGTGGTTCTGAACAATCTGTTGTTATCtcatcattatcttcattcGCCGATGGTAATTACAAGAAAATACCACCAATTGTACCATTTAGCAAAAATTTCTTAATCAACAGAGAACAAAGACTAGTTGTTATGTGGTATGAATCTACTGTCAAAATTTGGACCATTGGTGATGATGTCGAAGAcgataaaaattataagtTAGTTTGTAAATTGAACTTAAAAGATGAGCAGAATATTTCTACATGTGGTATTTCGCCAGATGGTACTGTTTTAGTTGTCGGTAGATCTTCAACAACTAAAGTCTTCCATTTGCAACCAATGGATTCCAAGTTGAAAGTAACTAAATTAGATAACAACTTACTGTTGAAAACTGGTACTAGATTTGTTAAGTTTATAGACAATTCAAAACTGCTTATTTGCTCTGTTGAAGATGAAGTGTTTACTATTGATTTAGAGTCAGATGATGACGAAGAAATGACTGAAATAGAGTTACCAGAAATCCAGCAAACCAAATCAGGTTTAAAATTACCatttattaacaatatcaataatatagatATCAACGGTAAATATGCTGTTGTTTCTTACGGTTATGGTGTTATTGTTTTGATAGACATAGAAACGAAAAGAAGTAGAGTACTGGCAAATCTAATGAATTACGTAACATCCATAATAATTAATCCAAAGAGAAAGTCTATTATTTCTGTAACGGCTGATAATAAGATCtatgaatttaatttaacaaaGCTTGAGGATAATGAAGAGAATAACACAGGAGAAGATAGTTCTGAAGAACAGTTATTATCTGAGTggtcaaaaaataataccGACAATTTACCAAAACAATTCCAAGAACTAAAGGAAAAATGTGTTGGTATATTTTTAGATGAGAACAGTCCATCAAAAGTATGGTTCTGGACTGTTTCTTGTTTATGTAGACTAGATTTTTCTGTTGACCTACCGATAAGCAATAGAAAGAAGACTAAAAAGCGTAGCCGTGATGGATTGACAATTACAGATGAAAGCAACTTTTTGAATGATGGGGAAGATGAGGATGAAGATATGGACATAGATTCTAATGAATTACCAAGTATAACGAATGACAACTATCCAAGAGTTAAAAACGATGATTCTAAAAGAGTAAATGACGAAGGTGAAgcattttttattactgAAAAGTACAAgtcaattttatttacagaTTTTATCTCAAAAGACGAAATATTTATCGTTGAAAAGCCACAACTActatcatcatcttctcAAAAAGGTGCCTTcaatctttcaaaattaagattttaa